The following are encoded together in the Cicer arietinum cultivar CDC Frontier isolate Library 1 chromosome 2, Cicar.CDCFrontier_v2.0, whole genome shotgun sequence genome:
- the LOC113785426 gene encoding uncharacterized protein, which yields MDEHISSMPWMFRWTAKQTSGNVAYYRTKLDALRDTDIIWAPNYDENAVTRFRSVSLFTGYIRWCFTMVPYLPKRCIRQFGYTQHIPPTPPMLVARDVDVEWSMYRNSVRSLRAKLHPAAYPHECVEGYIQWYYRISHPRMIPYVAAYVGPSYDADAGPDPGPDAGHSHDAGPDTRCTRCHAVGDLIQQSLDLHMGGPEDQMCLLLERALHISR from the coding sequence ATGGATGAACATATTTCCTCGATGCCATGGATGTTTCGTTGGACTGCAAAACAAACATCTGGGAATGTTGCATATTACAGgacaaagttggatgctttgagGGATACTGATATTATCTGGGCACCGAATTACGATGAGAACGCTGTGACACGATTTCGGTCTGTGTCATTATTTACAGGATACATTCGTTGGTGTTTCACGATGGTTCCGTATTTACCCAAGAGGTGCATACGACAGTTTGGGTATACTCAACACATTCCTCCTACACCACCGATGCTTGTTGCACGTGATGTCGACGTTGAATGGAGTATGTACCGGAATTCTGTACGATCACTTCGAGCTAAATTGCACCCAGCTGCATATCCACATGAGTGTGTTGAGGGATACATCCAGTGGTATTATAGGATATCTCATCCTCGGATGATCCCTTATGTTGCTGCATATGTTGGTCCTAGTTATGATGCTGATGCTGGTCCTGATCCTGGTCCTGATGCTGGTCATAGTCATGATGCTGGTCCTGATACTAGGTGTACACGGTGTCACGCAGTTGGTGATCTTATACAGCAGAGTTTAGATTTGCATATGGGTGGTCCTGAAGATCAGATGTGTCTCTTATTAGAGAGAGCTTTACACATTTCTAGATGA
- the LOC101510544 gene encoding 26S proteasome regulatory subunit 8 homolog B-like isoform X2, with product MIYNSSSAKRPITSIVSRLSVTISILGISGSAPYSIGISTVRMLREELQLLQEPGSYVGEVVKVMGKSKVLVKVHPEGKYVVDIDKNIDITKLTPSTRVALRNDSYVLHLVLPSKVDPLVNLMKVEKVPDSTYDMIGGLDQQIKEIKEVIELPIKHPELFESLGIAQPKGVLLYGPPGTGKTLLARAVAHHTDCTFIRVSGSELVQKYIGEGSRMVRELFVMAREHAPSIIFMDEIDSIGSARMESGSGNGDSEVQRTMLELLNQLDGFEASNKIKVLMATNRIDILDQALLRPGRIDRKIEFPNPNEESRLDIVKIHSRRMNLMRGIDLKKIAEKMNGASGAELKAVCTEAGMFALRERRIHVAQEDFEMSVAKVMKKETDKNMSLRKLWK from the exons ATGATCTACAACTCCTCCTCCGCCAAAAGACCCATAACCTCAATCGTCTCGAGGCTCAGCGTAACGATCTCAATTCTAGGG ATTTCTGGATCTGCCCCTTATTCAATTGGAATATCTACAGTGAGGATGCTTCGAGAAGAACTGCAGCTTCTTCAGGAGCCTGGTTCATATGTTGGTGAAGTTGTCAAAGTTATGGGCAAGAGCAAAGTGCTAGTCAAG GTTCATCCGGAAGGAAAATATGTTGTTgatattgataaaaatattgacATTACGAAGCTTACTCCATCAACTAGAGTTGCACTCCGCAATGACAGTTATGTGCTTCATTTAGTTCTGCCAAGCAAAGTTGATCCATTGGTTAATCTGATGAAAGTTGAGAAAGTTCCCGATTCTACGTATGACATGATTGGTGGTCTAGACCaacaaatcaaagaaataaaggAA GTCATTGAGCTACCTATTAAACATCCTGAGCTGTTTGAAAGTCTTGGAATAGCTCAACCAAAG GGTGTCTTGCTCTATGGGCCACCTGGTACAGGAAAAACATTGTTGGCTAGGGCAGTGGCACATCATACTGATTGTACATTCATCAGGGTGTCTGGTTCTGAATTAGTTCAGAAATACATCGGAGAAGGTTCTAGAATGGTCAGAGAACTTTTCGTTATGGCCAG GGAGCATGCACCATCAATTATCTTCATGGACGAAATTGACAGTATTGGATCTGCTCGGATGGAATCTGGAAGTGGCAATGGTGATAGTGAGGTGCAGCGCACTATGCTTGAACTTCTCAACCAGTTGGATGGATTTGAAGCTTCAAATAAGATCAAG GTTTTGATGGCCACAAACCGGATTGATATTCTGGACCAAGCTCTCCTAAGACCTGGACGGATTGATCGGAAGATTGAATTTCCAAACCCTAATGAAGAG TCTCGCCTGGATATTGTGAAAATCCATTCAAGAAGAATGAATTTAATGCGTGGGATTGATTTGAAGAAGATTGCTGAGAAGATGAATGGAGCATCAGGTGCCGAGCTTAAG GCTGTGTGCACAGAAGCTGGAATGTTTGCTTTGAGAGAGAGGAGGATACATGTGGCACAGGAAGATTTTGAGATGTCTGTGGCCAAGGTGATGAAAAAGGAAACAGATAAAAATATGTCATTGAGGAAATTGTGGAAATGA
- the LOC101510544 gene encoding 26S proteasome regulatory subunit 8 homolog A-like isoform X1: MATVGVEVKQAQGALEENCSAKPTKSGEGLRQYYSQHIHDLQLLLRQKTHNLNRLEAQRNDLNSRVRMLREELQLLQEPGSYVGEVVKVMGKSKVLVKVHPEGKYVVDIDKNIDITKLTPSTRVALRNDSYVLHLVLPSKVDPLVNLMKVEKVPDSTYDMIGGLDQQIKEIKEVIELPIKHPELFESLGIAQPKGVLLYGPPGTGKTLLARAVAHHTDCTFIRVSGSELVQKYIGEGSRMVRELFVMAREHAPSIIFMDEIDSIGSARMESGSGNGDSEVQRTMLELLNQLDGFEASNKIKVLMATNRIDILDQALLRPGRIDRKIEFPNPNEESRLDIVKIHSRRMNLMRGIDLKKIAEKMNGASGAELKAVCTEAGMFALRERRIHVAQEDFEMSVAKVMKKETDKNMSLRKLWK; encoded by the exons ATGGCTACAGTGGGAGTAGAAGTGAAACAAGCACAGGGTGCACTGGAGGAGAATTGCTCTGCCAAACCTACCAAATCGGGCGAGGGTCTCCGCCAGTACTATTCTCAGCACATTCATGATCTACAACTCCTCCTCCGCCAAAAGACCCATAACCTCAATCGTCTCGAGGCTCAGCGTAACGATCTCAATTCTAGGG TGAGGATGCTTCGAGAAGAACTGCAGCTTCTTCAGGAGCCTGGTTCATATGTTGGTGAAGTTGTCAAAGTTATGGGCAAGAGCAAAGTGCTAGTCAAG GTTCATCCGGAAGGAAAATATGTTGTTgatattgataaaaatattgacATTACGAAGCTTACTCCATCAACTAGAGTTGCACTCCGCAATGACAGTTATGTGCTTCATTTAGTTCTGCCAAGCAAAGTTGATCCATTGGTTAATCTGATGAAAGTTGAGAAAGTTCCCGATTCTACGTATGACATGATTGGTGGTCTAGACCaacaaatcaaagaaataaaggAA GTCATTGAGCTACCTATTAAACATCCTGAGCTGTTTGAAAGTCTTGGAATAGCTCAACCAAAG GGTGTCTTGCTCTATGGGCCACCTGGTACAGGAAAAACATTGTTGGCTAGGGCAGTGGCACATCATACTGATTGTACATTCATCAGGGTGTCTGGTTCTGAATTAGTTCAGAAATACATCGGAGAAGGTTCTAGAATGGTCAGAGAACTTTTCGTTATGGCCAG GGAGCATGCACCATCAATTATCTTCATGGACGAAATTGACAGTATTGGATCTGCTCGGATGGAATCTGGAAGTGGCAATGGTGATAGTGAGGTGCAGCGCACTATGCTTGAACTTCTCAACCAGTTGGATGGATTTGAAGCTTCAAATAAGATCAAG GTTTTGATGGCCACAAACCGGATTGATATTCTGGACCAAGCTCTCCTAAGACCTGGACGGATTGATCGGAAGATTGAATTTCCAAACCCTAATGAAGAG TCTCGCCTGGATATTGTGAAAATCCATTCAAGAAGAATGAATTTAATGCGTGGGATTGATTTGAAGAAGATTGCTGAGAAGATGAATGGAGCATCAGGTGCCGAGCTTAAG GCTGTGTGCACAGAAGCTGGAATGTTTGCTTTGAGAGAGAGGAGGATACATGTGGCACAGGAAGATTTTGAGATGTCTGTGGCCAAGGTGATGAAAAAGGAAACAGATAAAAATATGTCATTGAGGAAATTGTGGAAATGA